Proteins from a single region of Hordeum vulgare subsp. vulgare chromosome 6H, MorexV3_pseudomolecules_assembly, whole genome shotgun sequence:
- the LOC123402225 gene encoding bifunctional protein FolD 4, chloroplastic, which translates to MASSILSDCSSCATSRLLPLRRALHPPPPRFRPSPGPAPSPRRPLLLTAAAPLPLLPRARRMAALSAAASSADPATVLADASAKIIDGKLVAKQIREEVGVEIARMKDATGVVPGLAVILVGSRKDSQTYVRNKKKACEAVGIKSYEVNLPEDASEYEVIKHIATFNDDPSVHGILVQLPLPRHMNDENILNAVSIEKDVDGFHPVNIGRLAMQGRDPFFVPCTPKGCMELLHRSGVEINGKRAVVIGRSNIVGTPAALLLQKANATVSIVHSKTKNPEEITRQADIIIAAVGVANLVRGSWIKPGAAIIDVGINPVDDPASPRGYRLVGDVCFEEASKVAGAITPVPGGVGPMTIAMLLSNTLDSAKRIHKFK; encoded by the exons ATGGCGTCCTCCATCCTGTCCGACTGCTCCTCCTGCGCCACCtcccgcctcctccccctccgccgcgccctccacccgccgccgccccgcttcCGCCCGTCCCCCGGTCCGGCGCCGTCGCCGAGGAGGCCTCTcctcctcaccgccgccgccccgctccCGCTCCTCCCCCGCGCGCGCCGCATGGCCGCGCTctccgccgctgcctcctccgCCGACCCAG CCACCGTTCTAGCTGACGCGTCTGCCAAGATCATCGACGGCAAGCTGGTGGCGAAGCAGATAAGAGAGGAAGTCGGCGTTGAGATCGCCAGGATGAAGGACGCGACCGGTGTGGTGCCTGGGCTGGCGGTCATCCTAGTCGGCTCGAGGAAGGATTCCCAGACGTACGTGCGGAACAAGAAGAAGGCGTGCGAGGCGGTCGGTATCAAGTCGTACGAGGTCAATTTGCCGGAGGACGCTTCCGAGTACGAGGTCATCAAGCACATTGCGACCTTCAATGATGACCCGTCTGTCCATGGCATCTTGGTTCAGTTGCCCTTGCCTCGC CATATGAACGACGAGAACATATTGAATGCTGTTAGTATTGAAAAGGACGTCGATGGCTTTCATCCAGTGAATATTGGACGACTGGCGATGCAAGGTCGGGATCCATTCTTTGTTCCATGCACCCCTAAAGGATGCATGGAGCTGCTACACagatctggagttgaaataaatggGAAGAGAGCTGTTGTAATTGGAAGAAGCAATATTGTGGGGACGCCTGCTGCTTTACTCTTACAA AAAGCAAATGCAACTGTGAGCATTGTACATTCAAAAACCAAGAACCCCGAGGAAATAACAAGACAAGCAGATATTATCATTGCGGCTGTTGGAGTTGCTAACCTGGTCAGAGGGAGTTGGATAAAGCCTGGAGCTGCTATTATTGATGTTGGCATCAATCCGGTTGAT GATCCAGCAAGCCCTCGAGGTTATCGTCTTGTTGGAGATGTATGCTTTGAGGAGGCCTCCAAGGTGGCTGGAGCTATCACACCAGTACCAGGCGGTGTCGGGCCGATGACAATTGCGATGCTTCTATCGAACACACTGGATTCAGCTAAAAGGATCCACAAATTCAAGTAA